The following nucleotide sequence is from Coffea eugenioides isolate CCC68of chromosome 10, Ceug_1.0, whole genome shotgun sequence.
GAAATGAAATGCAATACAAGGGAATTGTTGTAACACATGTAGAATATAATGCAAAGGCATGTAATAAGTGGTTTAAATCTTAAGACAAGACATGTAGTTTAGTGAAATTgtattttaaagtgagggttctcacacttattaCTGTATTCACTCACTTATCCCACGaaagaaaatcgggcagcatttcctttgtgtttaccaatttttccagccattcaaggcttcattttctttcaaaatcagccccaaaaatcAACACTAAAAGTAAGAATATAAAGATAGCTCTTAATCTAGTCCATAAACCATCCAATTGTAACTCATTTCTAGCAATAATTATCACAAtaccaaagctggaattttgaaaccctaagctggaaatttgcaattaaagctggaaaattctacTTTGAAGCTAAAAATTCAGACTAAAGCTATAAATCTTCATATTAACACTCTCAAGTCTATATCAAAACTACATACTATCATTTCATGGCTGAAAAATACaaaccaaagctggaaaatttcatCAACTTTAAAAATCCATGATATCGTCCATAAAACTTCCATATTCAAGTCATCTATCCAATAAAATGCAAGATAAGAGAGATAAGAAGAGTTTCTTAGCTTAATACCTTCCAACCTCAAGGAAAAACACAAAACCAAGGCTGTCTATGCAAGATCACTCCACCCCAAGCTTCCTTATCACCTTGTTGCAAGTTTGTTCTgtttattttttgtgatttcaactcaaacaaggcaagaatcaagatggaatttgaagctctctctctctctctctttttttctctccaagTTTCGGCTAACAcaagagaaaaatgaagaaaaatgggccaagaagaaagataagaagaaagaaaactcattTGGTCAAAGCTATCTTGGATTGCCAACACTGGGCAACCaagttttccttctttttttttctcttctcttgtttttggtcaacaattttggctgacttaagggttaatttagggaggattaagtgaaataaaaataaggagatttgggtaagaaagtattggtcaagtggtgtactcaatcggtaacaaacggtgcacgtcggttcaaacctattttccttaactcccttgtacttttgtttgaacttatgattcactaacttatcattagcacttgtaatcacacacttcctcttacctaatactcactcttatccaccaaatttagtacacataccTGATCAAGTGATCACACGAACAAagtgcacaaaaaccctaatttactctAACACTAAAAGTGAAAGTAAAACTCTcgattttattatttattacaactattgagggagtaaatttagtagtaaaaggaattataaattaacttgttcgaaataagagggaattataagaaaatataagcaaattttcaagtcgtcATAAGGCTATTCAACCAGCTTCCTTTCCGATCAATTTCCGACATTGATTTCTAGTCTTTTGGgcgatttctttttttttttttctgcaccATCTCTGAATACCCATGAACAACTTTTATTAAGAAATCATTCGGTAAAAACGTCTCCAACCCTATCAAATAGCGGCCCAAAGTACTGACCTCgtcattgctgaaatttctgcgGTAGAATTCTTTTTTGAGCTTCGTTTCCAGACCAGTGTGATTTCTGGCGTGATTTTCACATTTGATCTACTCTACAAAGGTCCCAAGGTAACCTTAGCTTCTCCCTTTATTGCTTTAACACTATTTTTTTCGTGAGAATCCGAGTCTATGAGACGTGAATCTTTAGTTGTTTTGCTGTTGACAATGCTTGATAATCGTGACTATGGCTTTATCATCTAGATCTTTATGCACACTAGTTAAACGCTGGTCTCCTCATCATTTGCTGCGTTTCTGTTAGTCTTTGATGTGTTTGAGAGAGGACAATGAAAGAATCATGATGCTAAGATTACAATAGTGAATCAAGATCTTCCTTGTCATCTTGCCGATAGCTTGTTTGAAACCTGGGGTTGCATGATCTTGTGATGGGTTTTGAATCATGTGTTTAAATTACTGCaatgttgtttttatttatctCTACAAGTTTTGCAACTCATGATCTGAGACATGTTTTCGAGGATTTGTTTTAAATATACAAATGAAAGtggtttgtttctctttttGCTTGCAAACccgagaagaaaaggaagagaaggGGGGTTTTGAGTCATTAATTTCATGTTGGTACGCCGTTTTTCTTATTGGGATGAAGTTTTTATGTTGGTTGATGAATCCATGGGTTTTGTTTAAATTTGCGACTAATTTTCTTTGCTTGAATAAGAAACCAAGGAAGCTGCAGGAAAGTtttagaagaagaaagcttcttcgaagttttgcatgaaaatttccaaaaaatgaGCTTTGCCCCCTGTAGTTTTAAATAAATTCACTATGGCCCtaaaacttttataattttttcaattaggtccctgtttgttttaatttcttgaatataggttgtttactttcatttaaatgctttaattAATCAATTTCATGACTATTTCCATTTTTTTACATGTtattgcttttatttgttaattaaattggtgccttgatgatttttgttaattttggagttaaatagggCAAATCCAATCCCCCATTAGCTACTACTTCAAGCGAGGTATATTCTTGTGTTATTTTAAATCCTCTTATGTGcttttatgtgtttatgtgtgtaattgcatatttttgagtgatttttctttggttattcattttatttgttttaaatttcatatatttaatttaattttaatgattatttgagaggcatttaaatatcgaattgtaatagataggggttcaagacatgtatatagatagaatatgtaatagataggttttaattttgccaaaaatgtatttaattagataaatgtaatagttaggttattgttattttaatttccccccttagattgtaattagggccccgaatgtaatagttagatttctatttgcttttatttgcttgtgtgcttgcatgcttgtgtgtttacgtgtttactcgctttcttagggtctttgcatctagatatcatgcttatgtgctatgtgctctatgtgatttatgtgtttacttgcttttattatgttttatatgatttatttagttataataaatgcatgatgtcaccatactagtccaacgctagttgtggtctaTTTTCTCGATTTCTcgctagtccaacactagtgagaatataagggctagtccaatgctagacccttagggaccgtcCACGCATTAGATCATTTTGTgtgacaaatcactacatttcatgcatatttttactttttaggaCCCTTACCATTTTGCATAATATTTcctctatatgtatatcccttatccctatatgtgaaacatgacatttaaacttgcatttcatttaagaaaatttagaaatagGTTAGTGCATTTGCTTGGTTAGGTTAGACAGTACCTTTtaaaatatgggatatggacgagtatgcCTCCTTAGCATTAGCACGCTCATATCtcctctataaaaaggaaaatctagTCACGAATCCTAGTTCCCTGcacccgttatgttgcattcctcttTTTTAGGCCACGTATacttatatattataaattttcttttctttgagttGCATTCCACTCTTTGCATATTCATGACCTCTTCTAAGAGTCATTTTgggtatcacaattaatgtgattcacaccaattaaactttgaagaaATATTTCGACCCTCCCGATATCCATTAGGTCTAGTCtaggtttgcatccatataataacatccaaatgtgataagtcttataggttaaattaagaaaattttcgactaaatcacgcaattagctttggctaggttgaaagggtgccttagttcaaatctttgccttccctttcttcaaccgtaaCTCCCgaattctttttctcttgttttcaaagacctggagtcaTCTAAGAAGGGTTTTATctgtttttttattattaaaaatatatttaggtgacttggtataccttaactcgataccaagtggcgactcttgttttttcttaaaaaactaTTGTTTTGGGACAAAATCATCGCACTTTATTAAATTCCATTTTAGgtcatttttctttattctctaaaaatcaaaacacattttcactcaaaattaatcaaaaattcataactcgtaaattcatttttcaaaaacgGGGCGCGACAGATACCATATGTTTGCGCTTCCATCTAAGAAGAGTTCAACCACATCAATCTTCTgaatttcaaggatttaattgaTCAGAAAGTATttctcacattttctcagctGTTCTTGAGGTTTGGTTCCTTTGAACATGGTCAGCTCTACCTTCAGAGTGTTTTTCCAACCATTGCCTATGATTCTTCTCTTTACTCACTAGCTCCCATCCTTCTTTGTTGTGGAAAAGAGGGGTTGGTAGCAGTGGACTTTTTTCAAACATCTGAGACTCCTCTCCAACAACTCCCTTCTCTTGTTTTAGAGCTTGCAAGAATACTGCCAGCTTGTTCTTCATCCTAACTAATGCcagatcaatttttttttttctatgtcACTCACCCTTCCATCTACATGCAGTTTCAGCCTCTAGAAGTCTGCCTACAACCCATTAACTTGACTTTGCATCTGACCTTCCATCTTCTTGATCTGTTCCTCCAAAAGCTTCAACCAAGTTCCTTCTGCCATGAATAGGATATCGAAGTAGCTTCCTAATGCAAGGACTGGAAGCTCTAATGCCAATTTTGTAAAATATTAGAGAATTAAGGGGAAATCTAGAAAGATTtaggaagaagaaggagaaaagaaatggaggagaaaaaagagaattttattaatagaTCAAtctatatgaagttgtccaacTTCTTTCTAATTCTCACATTATATATTATTACCTTCCAATCAGTTTAGCAATAACCGTTCTTCAATCAATCAATTTGTTATGTCTAACAAATTGTAACTAACTCTAGCAATAGTTACAACTAGAAATAACTATAGAAGAAATGACACAGTAGCATTTAACTAAACTACACTATTCCAATAACCCATGTGACACCGTTTCTACCTTTATTCTTGAGACCATGACGCAATACAATCAAAATCTAGTCAAACTCATTAGACCTTCGATTTGATCAGAAGCATGGTGTAATTTTGGGTGGTTCAGTGGGTCTTTATTTTAAGCCAAAATATAGCTTTTTTGCCAATGTTTGAATGTTGGATTTCCTTCTAAGCGTGCAAAGATTTTAGCACTAGGATAATCATTTTCTTGTTCACCAAATGCCTCTTAAACTCTACTTACTTTCTTATTGTAAATTAATCAAGCAAGCCTCTAAGCCTTACAGGGAGATTGGACAAGGAGGATGGTTTGAGAGTCGAACCAATGGCATCAAACTAAAAATGTTATCATCATGTGACAATAgttgtataataaaaaattatctcATATTTTAGGCACAAAAAATTGAAAGTTTGTTGGATCgctaaaccaaaaaaaaattattttattttttagcatATGATTTAAATGTAAGCGTATACAATCAAATTGAGTCTTCTAATAATTCTTTTATATatccaaaattcatttttctaagtAGAATAATTAATATCTAAAAGTactttatttataaattttcaCATATAATAAGATAATTAGTATATTATTTGACATATAAAATTTTAGTGACTCGTTAGTTCTACCACCTATCTCCAATTGAAAAGTGACCCATCACCCAATGCCTTTGCGAGTTCCTTGCTAGATTGGTTAACAAGTAGGATTATCCAGACTCCGATTTACTTTTTCAACTAGCTTGTATCCCCATGTATAGACATGGGATAACTATTTATTGTCAAAGTGAAGGAATTAAAAAGAAAGCTATTTATTGTCAAAGGTACTTGATGCAATGTTTTTTGGTTAATTTGTAATTCTATTGAAAGATGAAAAagctcaaaatttcaaatactACATGAacatattttattttgaaaataatgTAAAAAGGTACCTAACTTCAAATTCTTCTTATACATCATTACTTTTATAGACATAGTTTTACGTATACATAGATCAAACATACTTTCTCACTAAATAATCCAACAATAATTGAAGTGAACCATGCTTAACTTCAATACCATAGTATTTTGGCTTGGATCCCCAATAAAGATATCATTCTCTCATTTTAATTCAAAGCTCAATCTGCCAAtgattaaccaaaaaaaaaagaaaaaaaaatacaactttaaacttttaccaaaaatatcaaaatagaTTATTTTAAACTTTGGGTGTATGTCTCAGAACACCACTTGAAAAATtcagaagcaaaagaaaataagtCTTTAAAAAATAGAATCAAAGTCCCAAGTCCACAATAAATTTATTCAGTTATtcaatcttaaaaaaaaaaatcaaggtgCGAACTTTAGGTTTGAAAAAAACTATGATGAAACACGTTGTAACATACCTAAAAAAATTCAGTATTCAAGATTATgatcttttttaatttttgatataTCCTACAATTTGATTGGCGGACATTAACTAGAGTTTAACACCTGATAATGCTATGGGAACTAAGGCTTCATACTCATCACACAACTTGTAATCCATCTGCAAGTagccaaaatatttttaaaatagaagaaaattagTCCATATCATAATCTAATTCTCTTTTGTAGAAACCAATTCACCAAAGCTAAACCATACCAAAAAACTAATGAACTAACCTTCCGTCATCATATCCCTCAATGGTGAAGTGAACTCAGCAAGATTCGTTGGTCTGAAACAATCCTACATGTACAGATCTGatatttaattgcaaatagaaTAGTACAAAATCGTAATGGCACTAAAGAGCCACCAATTCAATATAATTGTAGCATTATTTGACTTAGTTATTGCTCAATACAAAATAACTAATGTAACAATACattatttgatataaatatGTTTATTATATAATCAACTTTGTCTCTATACCAATTTCACAATGAAAAACCACATGTAAAATAACAATATGGCACGTTCTTTTGTGTACTGATCAAAAGAAATAAACCAGCTCCTAATTTGCATGTGAATACTTAATCAACCAAATTAGTGTTCGATTTGCGTGAACGATACTAGTCGATATTGCAAAGTCTAAGTTActataagttggatgataagtTCTCTATAGTTGATAGTCAACTGGGTAATGAAACCACTTTATgtagaacaaataaaagaacACATATGAAAACATATCCAAAACAAAGTACAAAGCACATAGAAAAACCAACCACAATATAATTAATAAGAACTATTAAAATAGACAACAACcaaatcaaattaatcaaaaacaaaaaaacatgTAAGAAACAGTCATTTTCATGGTTACTTGGTAACTAGTGTGTTGATTCAGAATAACCTGATTCTGGATATGTTTCTGATAAACCATTAATTCTCTATACATGGCATCTTCAACAATAATTTTCAAATAGAATCTTGTATTGGATGTGTCTTCAAATGCTCAATTGGGTTGCTGTTTTAATGGTCCCCTAATAAAAAGAAACTGAAAAAGATTATTGTGGCACGTGGAGTCCTCCAATTTAAGATTCTCTTCTTAATTAAGATAAAGCTCAAAAAaactactccctccgtcccactttgatagtcttgttttcctttttcgtctgtcccaaattgtagtccactttcccaTTAAGAAATGTAGTAATCTTTCAAAttgtctaaaatacccttattaaaTATCTTGTTATTAATACATTGTTATTAAATACTAACCCACTACATTGAATACATTGAGCTTTTCCAATACTAACCCATTAGCTGTAACTGATATTAATTGGCACTCTTCGTGATtagcataagggtattttaggaaattattaatctaaatttatgtttccaaccaaattaattacactttcttaatctgtgtgaaaaaaaaaccaagactaacaaaacgggacggagggagtaatttGTTGTTCTTTTATCTCAATTTcttatttcattcatttcttttcttatctCACTTTCCTATACATAGCTTGCCACAAAGAATTCTAAGTTCAATGGATGATTTCCACCAATTCTTTAATGAAACTTGCTTTttatccaaaataaaaaagaattctCAGTTCAAAGGATGTGAGGAAAAAGCGGGACATGTAAAACACTAcctaaaggcaaaatttgaggCCACAGTCACCATTCACTGCCCTCAAAATGGGGGTGGTTTTGGAACCCTCTCCGTCCTTCAATCCCTCAGCTCTAAATCAACAAAAGATCTTCAATGttcctcttcattttcttaTGGGATTTTTTTAAGATAAAACTTATTGATTCTAATTTATAAACATTAATCCCATGGGAGGCTGCATGTCTATACCAACAAATACAAGTTTCTTGAAGAGAACAAAGAACCAGAAGCAAGTGCATGGATCATGTGATCAGGGGCATAGCGTTAATGGTGGCAATGCAGCAGGGTTACCTTTAAGCCAAAGGATCTCACGACCAGTCACAGTTTTGAAAGATCCTGATGGACATGAAATCTACCAAAGATACAAATTTGGAAAGGAACTTGGAAGAGGAGAGTTTGGTGTTACGTACCAGTGCATAGACAAAGAAACGGGGGAAAATGTAGCTTGTAAAAAGATATCAAAGAGCAAGCTTAGGACCGAAATCGACGTTGAGGATGTCCGGAGAGAGGTTGAGATCATGAGACATTTGCCAAAAAATCCTAATATTGTCAGCTACATAGCTGCTTATGAGGATAAAGAGGCAATTTATCTTGTTATGGAGCTTTGTGAAGGTGGAGAGCTCTTTGATAGGATTGTTGCAAGAGGACATTACACTGAAAGAGCTGCTGCTCTTGTTACCAAGAGTATTCTTGAGGTTGTCAAGGTaaaattttttcccctttttctctttcaagGAAAAGCAATATGAATCAAttttggttttttgtttttctgccACTAAACTCTTTCCTTGTTATGTTCTTTATAAAAACATTCTTCCTCCTAGAGATTCCAatttcacttgattttgatttcagTCCCACAACGAATGTACAAAGAGGAATTGTCAATTTAGTATTGTACCATATAATAAGAATCCAATATACACCTATAGGATTTGAAAAGGGACCTTTCTAAATTGGTATAGAATTTTAGTCCAAAACTAAAAAATGTTGGATGTTTTATAATTGAACATTTTTTATGTGCATGACTAACTCAAAATAAATTTATCTAGAATTCCTTCTAGGAACTATCTTATTAGTTTTAAGTAGCAAAAGGAATTttacttaataaaaaaaaaaccgcgCAATTAAGCACTTGAATCAATTCATTGTGTTGATATGGTTTTTACATATACTATTAGTATTGAAGCATAACTAGCAAGTTCTATATAATAAATAGATTTGTAAGTGTTTCTCCATTGGTTTCCAAACACAAAttcatcaaaaaaataaaattttacttCTCCCTTTAGCGTAGACATATCTTTTGGCATGATTGGCATCTTttcaacaaattaaacagaAGAACTATACTCATTTTCTCTTTGTATTTCCCATGGTTTAGTTTGGACATAGAAATGGAGACTCatgtcaatttttgaatatatATGCGCTAGTCAATTGCAAAACTTTCCCCATAAATAGTTTGAAAAACAAGCATCAACTTATGTACAAAAGGTACAAGAAATATTTAAGTGTTAGCATGGATATTTTCTAGTGTTTGTAAAACAAGTTGTTTGTACCAATTTGTCAACGGAAAGTAAGAACATAACTACATGTGTCTGTTGCAGTTATGCCATAAACACGGAGTAATCCATCGGGATCTTAAACCAGAAAACTTTTTGTTTGCAAATACAAGTGAAAATTCACCATTAAAGGCAATAGATTTCGGCCTTTCCATATTCTTTCAGCCTGGTATGCTTTCAGATTGCAATTCAGCTACACtatttttcacaaaagcaaagTATTTAGATATATTATATGTTAAATTTATGTGCGCTCAAAGATGATCATTCAAGTATAATGGTAGGCCAGcatttttgtgaaattgttgGAAGCCCATATTACATGGCTCCTGAAGTCCTTCGACGTAATTATGGATCAGAAGTAGATGTCTGGAGTGCGGGAGTAATTCTTTACATATTGTTATGTGGAGTGCCTCCTTTCTGGGCAGGTAACTACATATCTTTTCTGCTCATGATTTACCTAACTAGTGCAAAGGAATAACTATGCTTTACTCTCTTCAACTATAAGGGCAGCAAAATTATGCCCCAAGTAAGAAGGATAGCAACATTATTAATATTTgactttcatttttttggtaTATAGTAGATCAAATATTTTTTAAGCTGTTTTAAGTGGTTTTTATAAAGGCACACGTTGAGAAATCTTTTATTGCAATTAGTTCTTAAAAGATAGTAGGATTACTATCTAAACTAGAAATAGGTAATGGATGAATAGGCTACTTTATTTTGGCTTATTTGTTAATGACCTTACCTTTGGTTTCCATTTCCACGAGCAACTGTACAGTAAATGTAACTTCATGTCTTTGAAGTTTTCATGTGTTTTATTGAGAAAACGTAAAACATTTATGAAGAAATCTAAAGATTAATTTTGTAATTGTTGCCTACATATCAAATTGATCGATGTAAATAAGTAAGGACTTGTAGTCTTGAGAACTATATAGAACCTTTTGAAAAGCATGAAGACCCCCTAGAGTAATTTGCCCATATAATGTTTCTCTagaaatctaatttttttgtctttattTCCCATGGCTTTTAACTAGCACAGAATCTGAAGAGGGGATTGCTCATGCAATTGTTCGGGGTGAGATAGATTTTCGAAGGGATCCTTGGCCTAAAATTTCACGAAATGCTAAAGATCTTGTGAAGGGCATGCTGGAACCAAATCCTTATACAAGACTGACAGTGGAGGAAGTACTTGGTAAGTACATTAATTATTCAGATACATTAAGAAACCTAAATATGTACTGTACTTGATCTAACCAACTATGTGAGTCACCATCTTCTAAGTGGACatagtgaattttttttatttgagttAGATTTAACAAGTAGTTGAcatatttcttttactttttctttttgaagaaAACGAATGGATAAAGAATGCTAACCAAGTTGCCAATATTCCATTGGGGGAAGGAGTTCGAACAAGGATTAAACAGTTCTCTCTGATGAATAAATTCAAGAAGAGGGTTCTCAGAGTAAGCTGGCACATACTAACTCTAGTATATTAAAAACTTTCCATATATTTATCCACATGCATATGGCATAAGCATACTTAACTTTTTATATATTAAGATTAACTGATGCAATTGTCTTCAAAATAAAGGGATTACAATCATGAATGTATATTAAGGATCCTATAAATTTTTGCCTGCGATCCTCTTAGGCACATTTTTCTGTTATGAAAATTGAACATATAAACCTACCTCATTCCTAGATGCACTCATCTATAGTTTACATGTTATCTTCTACTATACTCTTGGCAATACATTTAACAGGTAGTAGCAGACTACTTGCCAGATGATGAAGTGCATGGGATTAAACAAATGTTCTACTCTATGGACACTGATCAAAATGGAAGCTTG
It contains:
- the LOC113750085 gene encoding calcium-dependent protein kinase 24-like gives rise to the protein MGGCMSIPTNTSFLKRTKNQKQVHGSCDQGHSVNGGNAAGLPLSQRISRPVTVLKDPDGHEIYQRYKFGKELGRGEFGVTYQCIDKETGENVACKKISKSKLRTEIDVEDVRREVEIMRHLPKNPNIVSYIAAYEDKEAIYLVMELCEGGELFDRIVARGHYTERAAALVTKSILEVVKLCHKHGVIHRDLKPENFLFANTSENSPLKAIDFGLSIFFQPGQHFCEIVGSPYYMAPEVLRRNYGSEVDVWSAGVILYILLCGVPPFWAESEEGIAHAIVRGEIDFRRDPWPKISRNAKDLVKGMLEPNPYTRLTVEEVLENEWIKNANQVANIPLGEGVRTRIKQFSLMNKFKKRVLRVVADYLPDDEVHGIKQMFYSMDTDQNGSLSFEELKDGLNKFGQDVADPDVELLIDAADLDGNGMLNCDEFVTLAVHLKRLSSDEHLLQAFHQFDKNGNGYIEFEELRDSLSDEHLGPNNDQFVQDIIFDADLDKDGKISYAEFKAMMTTGADWKMASRQYSRAMLNVLSMKLFKDKSMQLKI